GTTGAGGCACCCCCACCGTAATGGGCAACGCCCTCCCTCATTTATTATGCAGCAGATGATCAATGCCCTTTATTTGTCAATTTAATCTAATATCTGACGCTGCACATTCTTTTGCTGTTAGCGCATCGTGTATTAATGCTATTTCTTTTGCGTATTGATTCTTTTGTCTGTCTCTGTTCATTTTGCTCCAGCCGGAACATCCGGCAGTAACACCGGCATAGCTGTACGAACTGGTTCTGAAGCTGTCACACTCGGGGTGCCAATCAAGGCCTTTGGACTCATCTATGGAGACATTATACATTTCCTGATAGAAATTGCCATGGTTTTCAAATATTTTTTTAAAATGCTCTGAGATAGTGTCATCCTTATTAACCTTAGGTTTGATCCCTTCGCCAAAAAACCCTTCAAGGATTCGTTTATTATCTAAGAACGGCTGAAAATATACATGCCCGATTTCTCCGTTTCTATTAACTTTAAAGTCCAGACCCATTCGTATGAACTGGTTAAGCAGCTTTGGCGCAACTTCTACAATGACCTTTTCAGTGTAGTTAAAAAGCCTGCTCTTTTCGGCCATTTTAGGTTCAATCCAAAAACATGGATCAACATATAATTCGTTAGTCCTCATTTTGAATATTTCAGTCGGCAGTGGTATCCCGGCATACCGCCGTGCAATTTCCTGCATTTCGGAACTAACCTCAAAAGACGGCAGTAATGCTGCGTGCCCATCTTTTCCTTTGAGCGTTAGCGTACAAACTTCGGTTTTTAATACTCTTTGCCGTTCACTGTAATATAAATCATCTAATTGATTTTTTTTTACTATTGCAACTTCCATGTTGTTCACCCCATACACGTAATATTTATCTGGAGGACTAAGTCCTCCACCCCAAAATTATATTTTTGATTAACAACGGCTTATTTTGCTGTGAATCATGAAATTTTTTTAAATGATATTACTTGTAGTGTATCTTATGGCGATTACAAAACGATTACAAATTTGTAACAAAAAGCACTGCAAAGTTTTACCACATTAAGAGCTTGTGTTTTTTAGGAGCTTCATTTATAATATATATATTATATGGGGGGGTAGATTGGCTAAAACATTGAGTGTACGAGTTTCAGATAATGTGTATGACAGGCTTAACCAGATTTCAAAAAAAACCATGCGGCCTAAAAGTTTTTATTTAAATGAGATGTTACAGCTTTATATTGATGAATTTGAGGACGCATATTTGGCCTGGGAGCGTCTAAATGACATAAACACCACGTATTACACGTCATCTGAGGTTCGTAAAAAACTTGGGATTTAGCGTTGTTTGGAGTAATCAGGCATACGAAGAACTTTCTAAATTTGATGTAAAAACCAAGACGAGGATAGTTGACAAGGTAGATTTCTATTTGTCAGATAATCCGGTAAGATTGAGTAAACCTCTAAAAGGTTTGTTCAACGGACTTTATAGCTATCGTTTTGGCAAGATTCGTATTGTCTTTGCCCTCAATGAAAGAGACAATACTATCACTGTTACCAGAGTCGCCTTCAGAAAGAACGTTTATGAGTAATCTTATTTTTCCGTCTCTCTCAGGAGTTCTTTCATGTCTAATGAGGGCTCAGTTTGGAGTTCATCTCTGAATATCCTTTCGCATTCACTGTAGGTTTGTATTGCCCTGGTTTTATTGCCTTTTAACAGATAACTTTTCATAAGCAATTCGTAACAATTCTCACAAAAAGCGTCCCTCTTCAGCCATTTATGTGCATAATCTATAACTGTATCATAGTCACGATTTTTGAAATAGTAAAAGGCCATCCATTGTAATGCATTAATTTCCATATCAATATATTTTTCTCTTAAGGGAATGACCCAGCTATAAGGNNNNNNNNNNNNNNNNNNNNNNNNNNNNNNNNNNNNNNNNNNNNNNNNNNNNNNNNNNNNNNNNNNNNNNNNNNNNNNNNNNNNNNNNNNNNNNNNNNNCATTTATGTGCATAATCTATAACTGTATCATAGTCACGATTTTTGAAATAGTAAAAGGCCATCCATTGTAATGCATTAATTTCCATATCAATATATTTTTCTCTTAAGGGAATGACCCAGCTATAAGGGTTATCTTTTAAAAATTCGCCCTCAGCACATATTTTTAACGCAGGTTCAAACAGGGAATGCGCTAAAGCATCGTTATCTTCTTTAGCTGCCGCCTTTGCTTCATGTATCAGTTTTTCAAGCCTTAAGGCATCAACATAAGAGCCCTCCGGCAAAGTAAGAATATATGAACTGCCGTTTGTTTTTAAATAAGATGATTGCTTTTTAATGGGAATGCCAGGCTGCAATGCTTCTCTTATTGTTCTTATACATTGTCGCAGAGTTGATTTTGCTTTTTCAAAAGGTACGTCTTCAAAAAAAATATCTGTTAACGAATCTATGCTTACAGATGTGTGTGAATGAAATACCAGATAAGCAAAGATATAAAGAGCTTTTTTTCTGTGCCATGAGGCTGGAAGTATTTTTCTGCTTCCAACAATAATCTCTAAGTTTTTGAACATATATACTTTAACAGGTTCCACATGGAAGGGCACAGATGCACAGAGGGCTGCTTTCATCGCGGTTTCTCTAATCCCGGGGCTCTGAGTGTTGTCGCTTGTGTCTGCTATAAGCTCAGATACACAGGGTACACTCCAGATTATGCTTGAGGCATCTTCAATCTGGCGTTTAAATGAAACTACATCACCTGTTTTTAAAAATATAGAGGCAACAAGATGAAGGTGAATCATAGCTTTTGTGTAATGAGTGTCCGCAAAAACCTGATTTACCAACAAATCATTTGAATTTTTATTACAAAACTCCTCCACCTTTTTATGCAGTTCAGATAAACTATTGTCATCCGCCTCAGCATGTAAAAGTTCTCTAAAAGAATCTAAATAAGTGTGATAATGCTTATAGAGTTCACCATCCACTAGAGTGCACCGACTACGTCATTAGGAGAAACATCATATTTTCCAATGCCTCTTGTATCGTCTGTGTTTTTCGGCCCTGATGGTATACATTTATGCGAGTCACTTTCAAACGACACAGTTTAACCTGATTCTTTCCTGATTTTTATCCTTCCAAATCTACCTTTGCTTTACTGAAAACACGCCATTACTCAAACAGTGATAATAATTTTTAGCGTACCCACATATCCGTTACTTATAATATGTCACAAAGTATAGTTTTTGTCAAGGTGAATGCCTCAGGGCAAACGCATTAGAAAAAAAAGGGTGTAGGATCAACAAGTTCAATAACTGACAATTGTAACAAACTTGTAACATTTCCTTAATATTACTGTAATTATAAGTGTGTTTTAATACAATCAGAGCGATGGATAAAAGGGATGAACATAAGAAAAACACTTACATAGGAGGCAAATAATGGAACACTACGTGCATCATGTAAGAGGAAGGTTAAGAATAAAACTTCCCGGGCTGATAAACAACCCCTCAGGATACCAAAAGGTACACGATATGGTTAAAGCGGATGGTTCTTTTGAAATATCCAAAGTAAACCCAATAACCGGCAGTGTGGTAATAAGCTATGACTCAGATAGAATAACCCATAAAGAAATCCTTGACAATTTGGCACAAATTGGCCTGCTTGATCCCTCAAAGATAATCAACAACGACCAATACGTTAAAAACGCTATTTCAAAGTTTGGAAACACAATTAATAAGACACTTACCGGAGCGTTTCTGGGCAGCGCCTTAGATGGTACGCCGCTTTCGTTTCTTGCAGCGTTAATTTAGCATTGTTATTTTTTTTAACAATGCTATTTTAGTAAATGTACCTTATCGGTCCTCTCCCACGGGACGTCAAGGTCTGTTCTGCCCATGTGGCCAAATACGGCCAGCTTTCTATAAAATCCGTTTTTGTGTTTAGCTGGAAGATGTCTGAGATTAAACTCCTTTAATATTGCAGCCAGTCTGAAATCAAAATGTTTCTTTACTAAAGATGCAATTTCCGCATCCGGTATGATGCCTGTGCCGTATGTATCCACGTAAAGACTCACAGGTCTGGTAAGCCCTATACAATAACTAAGGTACAGCTCGCACTGCTTAGCGAGCCCTGAGGCTACAACATTTTTTGCCGCATACCGCGCTGCATAGGCTCCGATGCGGTCCATTCTCATAGGGTCTTTTCCGCTTAATGCAGCCCCTCCGCCTCTTGCATAAGCCCCGTATGTATCCATTGAGGTTTTTCTGCCTGTAAGACCGGAGTGCGTAGAAGGCCCCCCTATAATGGATGGTCCGTCGGGATTTATAAAAATAAGGGTGTTAGCGTCAGGCTTTAATGATTCAGCCTCAAAAACTGGTTTTATGATTGCTTCATAAACGTCTGACCTCAACTCATCAATCTCCGGGCCGCTATGTTTATTCTGACTAACCACTACGGTAATACTGTGCACCCTGTAGGGAGCGTTGTCTTTGTACTCGATTCCTACCTGTGTTTTACCATCGGGCGTAAGGTACGGAATGACCTTGTTGATGCGTGCAGATTTTATTTGTCTTGCTAATTTATGTGCAAACACTATAGGGCTTGGCATAAGTTCCGGACCCTCATCGCAGGCATAACCAAACACTGTTACCTGATGTTTTCCCGCAATTTTTTCTATTTCATCATCAGAGAGTGAGTTTTCGTCAAACTCCGTATAACGCTTGTTTGTCTCCTCTTTGAGGCTTGTAACAATGCTGCATGTTTTAGAGTTAAACTCTTTTGTATTATACCCTACCGTGTCTATCATATTCCTTGCAACATTGGTAAAATCCACGCTTGCCTTAGAATCAAACCTCGCCGCTATAAACACTATTGCAGTGGAAACGGCACACTCAGCCACAATGTTTGAATACGGGTCTTGTTGAAGAAACTTATCCACGATTGCATCGCTGATTTGGTCACACAATTTATCGGGATGTCCCTCTGTTACGGATTCAGACGTAAATACGAAATCATTTTTCATTATTTCACCCCTTTTTAGTTTTTTCGTTAAACAAATATGGTACTACTGCGTTACCGGCTATGACCAGAGCGTCAGCAATGCCGATTGGCGTGATTCCCAGTACTTTTCTAAGTGGAGGCACTAAAACGCACAAAATCTGAGCGGCAAACGAGGCTGACATCGCAATGTCGAGGTATTTATTTCTTGAGAGCCGCTCTTTGTCAAAAATACTGATTGTATCAGAGCGGCAACTGAGAGTGTGAAGAAGCTGTCCTGAGGTTAGTGTCATAAAGGCCAAAGTGTTAGCCTTTGGAGAGGCGCCATAGCGCCACAAACCATAACCATAGGCAGCCAGCGCTCCAAGGCTTAACGCAGATGATTCCTTTAAGAGTTTTTTCATATCAGAGTTATTTAAAATATGTTCAGAGGGGTCCCGCGGCTGCTTTGACAGTATATCCGGCTCAGGCGGCTCAAGGGCAAGTGCTAACCCCGGGAAAATATCTGTGGCAAGATTTATCCAAAGCAGTTGCATAGTGTTTAACGGCTGCCCTAATCCCGTAGCAAGTGTGGTAAACATAACTATTATCTCGCTCATATTAGTGGCAAGCAGAAAGTGAATAGATTTCCGTATGTTTCCGTATATAGTCCGTCCCTCTTTGATAGCTGTAACCATAGTGCTAAGGTCATCGTTTTCTAAAATAACGTCAGCCACTTCTCTTGCCAAATCGGTGCCATCTTTGCCCATGGCAATCCCTATATCGGCCGCCTTAAGGGCAGGGCCGTCATTTATTCCATCCCCTGTCATTGCAACAACCCGTCCGCTTTGCTGAAGAGCCTGCACTATCTGGTATTTGTGGGCTGGAGTCACACGGGCAAAAACATCCACGCGTTCGCACAAGTTTTTTAACACATCCGGCTCCAGGTCCTTAAGATGCCGTGAGTCCACGATTTCAAGCTTTCCGTTTCTGCTGATTCCCAATTCCTTGCCTATGGAATATGCCGTCAGACTCTGGTCACCGGTTATCATAATCGTGTCTATGCCCGCATTATGAAAGGTTTTGACTACATCCTTTACGCCATTCCTTATTGGGTCGATCATTCCTATAAGCCCTAGCCAAACCATATTGTAGTTTCTAAACACCGGATCAATGCTGTCTGTGTTGTACCAGGCTACGCCCAGAATTCTGAGAGCTTTACCGGCCATGTATTCGTTTTCATTTTCTATAGCCTGCCGTAATTCATCATCTAAGGAGATTATCTGTCCATCTATCATTACCTTACTGCACATGGAAAGCACCTCTATGGGGCTGCCCTTTACGGCAACTGGTATTTTCTCGTCGTCCTCGTAAAGTTTTTTATGGCCGTTCAGCCTGTTTTGTGGCAGCTCGTGCATGGTTGACATACAGTTACGAGCCTCCGAACGATGGCATACCTCAAGCATCGGGAACTCATTCCGTAACGATACGACGTCAATGTCAGCCAGTATGGCGGCTTTAACAAGAGCGCTTTCGGTAGGCGATCCGGTTAGTTTATATGTTCCGCCTGCATTTTCAACCGCAGTTTCGTTGCAAAGAGCGCAAACCTCCAAAAGCAGCCTGAGTTCATCCATATCAGTGGCATTAATGTTTTGAGAATCGACAGTAAACCCTCTGTCTGATACTTTTATTCGTTTAAGGCCTGCGTGAATGGCCACAGTGGTCATTTTATTTAGTGTGATGGTTCCGGTCTTATCAAAACATATAGTCTGGCAACAGCCAAGTGTTTCCACGGCTGCAAGATTTCGTATAAGCACGCCATGTTGTTTTAAACTCTTTATTCCCAGAGAAAGAGTGGTTGTTGCAACTGTGGGCAGTCCCTCAGGCACCGCAGCCACTGCTAATGATATGGCGGTGTTTAACATTCTTAAAAACGCATAGCCGCGTAAAATTCCGATAACAAATACCAGCGCACACACCCCGCTGCTTATATATACCAGTTGATTTCCCAGTACGTTTAGTTGTTTTTCCATCGGGGTTTCGGGGGATTCGGCACTGTCAACCATGGACTGAATCATGCCAAGCTCTGTGTGTCTGCCGGTAGCCGTTACAACGGCTATTGCCTGGCCTCCGGTAACTGTTGTTCCCATATAAGCCATGTTGTATCTGTCACCCAGAGGAATATCCTCGTAATCAATCACATCTGGTGTTTTGACAACCGGCATACTTTCTCCGGTCAGTGCCGATTCATCTATACTTAAATGTTTTGCCGTTAAAATCCTGGCATCGGCGGCAACAAAAGTGCCGGGCTGTAAAAGCAATATATCCCCCGGCACAACTTTCTCACAACTGATTGTAATGGTAACGCCCTCTCTGAGCACTGCCGCCTCCGGCATTACAAGGTTTTTCAGGGCGCTGATGGTGCGCTCCGCCTGACTTTCCGTGAGATACCCAATGACTGCATTTATACCGACAACAGACATTACAATTGCGGCATCAAATATCCCTCCAGTAGAAACTGAAATCACCGCCGCTGCACACAGTAAAAACACAGGGAGCGAATTCAACTGACCTAAGAAAATACTTAAAGCGCTGCGCTTTACACTATCCGGCAGCATATTAGGACCGTACTTAATGAGGCCCTCGCTTACTTGCAAATTAGAAAGTCCATGATGTAACGATGTATTGAAAAACTCTGTAACTTTTTCCACAGCTATTGTGTGCCAATGCTTTTTGGGTTGTTCAGTTAGCTCACTTGAAACTACTTTTTTTGAGGCCTTTTTTTTCTTTAACGGCAGCGGTTGTTTTGTTTTCAAATCCGGTATCCGGATGCCATACTCAGTGGCTAATCTCTCTACTAATTGTTGCAGAGTAGATAAATCACAAGAGACTTTATAGATAACAAGCACGTTTTCGGTTAGAGCACTTATGGTAACGCTAATGACCTCATCGTTTTGGGACAGGTTATTATAAAGATAGTCTTTAAACCCGCTAAAACGTGAAAGTCCTCTTATTTTAAATCTGATCCTGCCTTTGACACCTTTATGTAATACAGTCAAGACTTGTGGTTCTGTGTTCATTTGACCTGCCATTAGTTATTTATGAAATGTTATTAACTTTTAGGACGCTTTGAAAATAGACCAAAAGCGTACCAAAATGCCGTGTACCAGGGAGGCAGAACGAACCTGCCTTTTGCAAGCTGCATGATTCCTGTGGTAAAGAGACTCAGGAAGGCTAAATCGGCCATATCTATGTCTCCGTTTGTAGCGTTTTTTATTTTTGTACTGAAAGATTTCATTAAGGAGGCGACCTGATCAACTGGTTTCCCTACTGGTACCAGAGCTCCCTCGGTGTGGTCAAACAAGTTGTTTTTACGGCAGTAGTCATATATTTCCGATGGAGTGCCGCTGTGCCTTATAAAAACTCCTCCGGTCAGATGGTTAGCCTCAACATATATAACAGTCTTGTTTTTTTGCAACTCTTCTGTTACGCTGTTAAAGTATTTGGCATTACCTTTTCTGGATGGCACTTTTATTCTCAACCTGTCCTGCAGATTGTGTGAGGTGTAAGCTTGTGGAAGCGCTTGACTTTGATTGTTCATAACCTTAAACCTCCATATCTCCCTGTGATTCCTCAAGCTCTGCCTTTGCCTCTGCCACAATATCCTCGGTTACCTCACCGAACTCTGCCATTGCAACCTTAGCCTTAGCCGTTAGTACCAGTGCCCCCTTTATTGCGGCTTTGGTAAGCGGCTTTACGACCGATGCCAGAGCGCCAATCAATGCAGGGCCAATTACCACAGCACCAAGCCCTATCGCAAAACTTTTCATTGTATCACCCTTAAAGGCATCTTCAAAAAATCCCATACTTTTTAATCCCCCTTTTTACCCCTGACGCGGCTTTTTATGCTAAAATAGCAAATTATTGAGTCGTCCTGCGCTTGTGGAAAACCTTGATACCATTTGTTTATTTTACAGGGCAGATTGTTACAGAAGTGTTAATTATTTATTACAGTTATATTAAATTTTTGTTTTTAAGACCAATAACTAAAGCAGTTCAGATATTTCCATATTACCGTTACCAGAAGACTTTATACTTTTATACTTGTCAACGAGTTGCAGGTATTTATTGTTATCAGGCTCTATCTCATTTAATCGGGTAATGTATTTTTCACATTTGAATAAGTAGCGGTCATCTCTCCCATTCTTCTGTAAATATCCAATTATTGCCTTCAGTGCATTGAAATTTATAGTGAAATTTGAGGGCAAACCATCGGCAGCTTTCTCAAATAGTTCTATGGCTTCTGTGAGCATTCCCTTATCTATAAAATCAACACCTTTGTTATTTATTCCGATTATTTCGGCTTTTGTCTCTGAAACAAAATCGGATCCCTCCTCCTCCATACCCAAATCCTTAAATGTGTCCTGTACAACACTTAGTATGTCGTTGTCAGAGAAGTTATTCCTTACTATATATTTCATTAATTCCATGCCCTTGCCTTTTTCATTGTTTTGAATAAAAGACTGAGCAATCTCAATAGCTAACTGGGGAGCAACTTTACCGCCAAGTTTTTTATAAATGTCTTCTGCCTCTTTTAAGGACGCCATAGATTTTTCACTTTCCTTAGTTTCTGCGTATATATGGCTCTTTAACAGTGTAGCCTGAAGCAAAACCTCGTTATTTTCAGCAAAGTCGTTCATTACATCTTTTACCATATCAAGGGCTTTAGCGGTTTCTTTCTTATTAACAAAAACCCTGGCAAGTTGCGTGTAATCGGAGGAGTCTTTGAAGATTGAGGTTTTTCCAAGTTTGATTGCATTTTTAAAGGATGACTCTGCTGTGTTAAAGTCAGTGTTAGTAAAAGCGATGTTGCCAAGTGCCCTTTGCCTGAATATTGCTTTAGGTGATAAAGTTACAGCTTTTTGTAAAACCCCCTGGGCAGTGCTTTTCTCTCCTAATTCATCCAGAGTTTTAGCATACCAGTCATAAACGGGTATAAACTTATCGTTTTCATCAATAAGCGCTTTAAAAGTATCTGCGGCATCTTGAAACCTCTTTGTATGGAAATAGATCTTTCCCATGTTAAACTGCGCCCACGGCAATTTGTACTTACTTAGCACCAATGAATACACATCCTCTGCATTTTTATAATCGCCGTTTGTCATGTAAACTTCACCTTTTACCTTTAAAATATCAATGCGATAAGATGGCTTTTTCTGCAGTAAATCGTCACATAAGGCTATAGCCTCCGTGAAATTCTTACGCCTCATGACTGCGTCAATGTCTGCAAACAAATGTTTCTTCTCTTCAGTGGCCTTAATGCGCGCGACAAGTTCCTTAGTGGTAAATGGTTTTATAAGATATCCGTCCGGTTGGTAATCCATCACGCCCATAACCGAATTTATTGTGTTTTCAGCCGTTATCATCATAAACATTGTAGAATAACCAATTTTCTTTTTATATGCTAACTCTTCAAATATCTGATGGCCGTCCTTTTTGCCTTCTCCAAGGTTATAGTCGCAGAGGATTACATCATATTGTTTAGTGGAAATCTTGGTTATTGCATCGTTTGCCTCCTCAGTAATATCGACCAATTTTGCGCCAAGAGAAAGAAGATTTCTTCTCAGGCTGTCTCTGAAGTCTTTGTAGTCGTCAACGATAAGGAATTTCTTGTCTTTTAGTACAGTCTCTACCGCCTGCTCGCGATTATACAGTGTTAGTGCTATCTCCGGCCTCCTTTCGTTCTCCTCTATTCCCTAATACTTCATAAACACTATTCGGTATTACAAACAAAAAACTTTATTTTCTAAAGAAAAAAGAGTCCGTCCGTGAAAAATCAAAAATTTAGCTTAGTTTGCTATAATACGTTTTGTGTCAAGATTAATATTAATAACACAGGGTGATCCGGGAGGTATCGGGCCTGAGGCAGCGCTTAGGGCATATCTCACGTACAGGCCACAAAGGGCGGTGTTTGTCGGTGATATTAATGTCATTAAAGATGCCATGAGGCTTATCAACAACAGTACTCTCAGGATAAACACAGTTGAAAATCCACTCGATGGTATTTTTGACGGTTCAACTCTAAACGTAGTAAATGTCACAGTTGCTGGACAGTACGAAAAGCGCAGAGCAACCAAAGAGGGCGGCTTACTCAGCGCTCGGTGTATAGAAAAAGCAGTGGAATTAATTCTTAATGGAGAGGGTGAGGCTCTTGTCACAGCTCCGATTTCAAAAGAGGCGCTAAAACTTGCAGGCATACCTTATCCTGGCCACACTGAAATGCTTGCCGCTTTGACTGACACCGAAAACTTTGCCATGATGCTTGTTGGCGGCACTCTTAGAGTGATGCTCGTTACCATCCATGAGGCGCTATCCAATGTGCCGCATCTCATTACAAAAGACAGGGTTGTTAAAACGCTCATTTTAGCTAACGCTGCAGCCTATATGCTTGGCATAGACACTCCTAAGATAGCCGTGTCGGCGCTAAACCCTCATGCCGGAGAGGCCGGTTTATTTGGCAGGGAGGAGATAGTGGAAATTGTACCGGCTATAGAGGAGGCGGCACGGATGGGTATTGCCGCAACCGGTCCTTTTCCGGCAGATACATTGTTTTATAAAGCTTACAGAGGACAGGTGGATATCGTGGTAGCAATGTATCACGATCAGGGGCTTATACCGCTAAAAATGGCAGCCTTTGAAAGCGGTGTTAACATCACAATAGGGCTACCCATCATACGGACATCCCCTGATCACGGCACTGCCTACGACATTGCCTATAACTCAAAAAGTGCCGTCAATCCCCAAAGTATGTGCGAGGCTATGAGGCTTGCTGAAACTCTGAGGCCATATGTGCCAACATGCCGCTATGACTGAGATAAATTCTTATAGAAAGCAAACCATCAAACAGTTTGTCAGGTTTGCGCTTATAGGAGCCTTAAATACCATAGTTGATATGGCAATCCTCAATCTTGAAACCCTTCTGACAGGCCTTAAGACAGGCACGCCATTTGCCGTAGAAAAAGCAGTGTCGTTTCTTGTTGCCGTGATTTCTAGTTATTACCTTAATAAGAGATGGGCGTTTGAGTATAAATCTGAAAGAGGTAGGGTAGGGGGAAAATTCTCTCATTTTGTAGCCGTAAGTTTAATTGGGATGGTTGTTAATGTGGCATCGGCATCGTTTGTAGTAAATGTTGTGAGGCCATGGTTACATCTTACATGGATCGGGGATCAAATCTGGGTCAACATTGGCTCACTTTGTGGAACAGCCTGCGGATTGCTCTTAAATTTTTTGGGTTACAAGTTTTTTGTGTTTAGATCTTAGCTTCATATTTCATTTAAATTTTGCTTGACAAGTTTAGAAATATGTGGTTAAATGTTGTCGGTTGTGTTCCATATGCCGTTGTGTAAATACATTAGTAATGTGAGACTTCGTTGTATATGTGTGAGGCGAGTTATAAAACTGGTTTATTAAATACAGTTTAAAGTTGTGGAGGTGCTTATGTTTTTGAATGTAAAATACATGATGGTGTCTTTTGTCATGCTATGTTTGGTTCCATCCGTTGCATTTTCTGAGGTTACAATAGTAGATTTTCATGAAACATATGACGACAAAGTGCCTATATCAGGCTTAATCAGTGTAGGTGCTATGGTTGATGTGGATAACTCATTCTTTGACCCCCAATTTATAACTATAAAGATGCCTGAAACACAAAGTGCAAAGCTATGTATATCTATAACCTCAAATGATGGACGCTATAGAGCTCAATATGAATATGATGTTAAGAATCAAAAAAGTGGCGCACTTACTTTGCCAACCAACACAAAGAAAAGCAGTGAACTAAAAAATTATAAAGATAAACAGGTAGTAATATTAGCTACACTTAATAAGACGTGTAAAGACAGTCCTGATAAGGTATTGTTTGCCAGTTGGAAAAAGACAATCGCTGGAAACTCAAATAAGTATTATGTTTACTTAAATTGGGCAAATAATGTATCTATTGTAATCAGTAATAATCCTAATGTGGATGTTGCAGTTTGCAAGAAAATTACTGATAAATCAATAGCTTATAATAACGAATGTTTACTGGATAATAAATACATGGGGGAAATCAATTTTGCTGTCAATAGATTTACGGCAGCAAACGCGAAACTTCAGTTAATTCCATTACCATTGGTTTTACAGTAATTATGAAAGCAAAACTCATAGGTTTTATAGTTATTCTTGCTGTCCCAGTAATATTTGTTCTATTAATGAACGTGACAACAACATTTAACATTACAGCACAGGTTGAGCGTATTGAATTTGATTCAGATGAAAAAAATCCAATAGAATGGGAATTACGCAAAGCTATCATTACTGAAAATGCGGATGAATCGTCAAAAAGAGTATTTACAGGAACTCTTACCATATCTGCGTCTTCTCATGTTGTTGTGGAACGTGTATCAAATGGACCTTTAACAATCAGTATTGATTCATTGCAAGACAATAAACAGGTAGGAACATATCTGAGCGAGAACAATTCATCCAGTATTCAAACAAGCAAAAAAATTGGAATAACGATTG
This portion of the Nitrospirota bacterium genome encodes:
- the pdxA gene encoding 4-hydroxythreonine-4-phosphate dehydrogenase PdxA; this encodes MSRLILITQGDPGGIGPEAALRAYLTYRPQRAVFVGDINVIKDAMRLINNSTLRINTVENPLDGIFDGSTLNVVNVTVAGQYEKRRATKEGGLLSARCIEKAVELILNGEGEALVTAPISKEALKLAGIPYPGHTEMLAALTDTENFAMMLVGGTLRVMLVTIHEALSNVPHLITKDRVVKTLILANAAAYMLGIDTPKIAVSALNPHAGEAGLFGREEIVEIVPAIEEAARMGIAATGPFPADTLFYKAYRGQVDIVVAMYHDQGLIPLKMAAFESGVNITIGLPIIRTSPDHGTAYDIAYNSKSAVNPQSMCEAMRLAETLRPYVPTCRYD
- a CDS encoding GtrA family protein; its protein translation is MCQHAAMTEINSYRKQTIKQFVRFALIGALNTIVDMAILNLETLLTGLKTGTPFAVEKAVSFLVAVISSYYLNKRWAFEYKSERGRVGGKFSHFVAVSLIGMVVNVASASFVVNVVRPWLHLTWIGDQIWVNIGSLCGTACGLLLNFLGYKFFVFRS